A region from the Janthinobacterium agaricidamnosum genome encodes:
- the rplN gene encoding 50S ribosomal protein L14, with protein sequence MIQTESRLEVADNTGAKEVMCIKVLGGSKRRYAGIGDVIKVTVKVAAPRGRVKKGEIYNAVVVRTAKGVRRQDGSLVKFDGNAAVLLNAKLEPIGTRIFGPVTRELRTEKFMKIVSLAPEVL encoded by the coding sequence ATGATTCAAACTGAAAGCCGGCTCGAAGTGGCTGACAATACCGGTGCCAAAGAAGTAATGTGCATCAAGGTATTGGGCGGCTCCAAGCGCCGTTATGCTGGCATTGGCGATGTGATCAAGGTAACCGTTAAGGTTGCTGCGCCACGTGGCCGTGTCAAAAAAGGTGAAATTTATAACGCCGTGGTTGTGCGCACCGCTAAAGGTGTTCGCCGCCAAGACGGTTCCCTGGTGAAGTTCGACGGCAACGCCGCCGTTCTGTTGAACGCCAAGCTGGAACCGATCGGTACCCGTATTTTTGGACCTGTCACGCGCGAACTGCGCACTGAGAAGTTCATGAAAATCGTGTCCCTGGCACCGGAAGTCCTGTAA
- the rpsQ gene encoding 30S ribosomal protein S17, whose protein sequence is MNEPVKQSLKRTLIGKVVSDKMDKTVTVLIERHVKHPLYGKIIMRSNKYHAHDETNQVKAGDTVEIQEGRPISKTKAWTVTRVVQAAPTV, encoded by the coding sequence ATGAACGAACCAGTGAAACAGTCGCTCAAGCGCACGCTGATCGGTAAAGTGGTTTCGGACAAGATGGACAAGACCGTTACCGTTCTGATCGAGCGCCACGTAAAACATCCTTTGTATGGCAAGATCATCATGCGCTCGAACAAGTATCACGCGCATGACGAGACCAACCAAGTCAAGGCCGGTGACACGGTCGAGATCCAGGAAGGTCGCCCGATCTCCAAAACGAAGGCATGGACGGTGACACGTGTGGTTCAAGCCGCACCAACCGTTTAA